A single window of Micrococcaceae bacterium Sec5.1 DNA harbors:
- a CDS encoding SDR family NAD(P)-dependent oxidoreductase gives MGSKSVIITGSGSGIGRAIAQAFVEADYEVYASDVSEERLAETRQELGSPDSLHTRVVDVSDYHSVSALVDEVVEKTGKLDVMVNSAGVFDGYADVLETTPELWAKIIGVNLTGTFYGCRAAAQAMTKQNSGRIITIGSVAGQRGAADGISYVASKAGIEGLTRRLAIDVAPHGVTANVVAPGVIKTNLRATSEEILGDLVSTQQRGIGVSPEIMDFLIPAKRSGEPSEVASVVLFLASDAAGYVNGQTIQVDGGWNAT, from the coding sequence ATGGGAAGCAAAAGCGTAATTATCACCGGATCCGGCTCTGGCATCGGCCGGGCCATTGCCCAGGCATTCGTCGAAGCAGACTACGAAGTCTATGCGAGTGACGTTTCAGAGGAACGTTTGGCGGAGACCCGGCAAGAGCTCGGCTCTCCGGACTCACTGCACACACGGGTCGTAGATGTTAGCGACTACCACTCGGTGTCTGCCTTGGTGGACGAGGTTGTCGAGAAGACCGGCAAACTGGACGTCATGGTCAACAGCGCGGGAGTCTTCGACGGGTATGCAGACGTGCTCGAAACGACGCCCGAGTTGTGGGCCAAGATTATCGGAGTCAACCTGACAGGAACGTTCTACGGCTGCCGTGCAGCGGCGCAGGCAATGACGAAGCAGAACTCGGGTCGCATCATTACAATCGGCTCCGTCGCGGGCCAAAGGGGCGCAGCAGACGGCATCTCCTACGTCGCGTCCAAGGCGGGCATAGAGGGGCTGACCCGTCGTCTCGCCATCGATGTTGCTCCACACGGGGTAACCGCCAACGTTGTCGCCCCGGGCGTCATCAAGACAAATCTTCGTGCGACTTCTGAGGAGATCTTGGGTGATCTCGTTTCGACGCAGCAGCGAGGCATCGGGGTGTCGCCTGAAATTATGGACTTCCTCATTCCGGCAAAGCGATCGGGCGAACCCTCAGAGGTGGCGAGCGTAGTGCTGTTCCTCGCGTCCGACGCTGCTGGTTATGTGAACGGGCAAACGATCCAGGTCGACGGCGGCTGGAACGCGACATAG